The window CCCTCCAGAAACCCCGTGGCCGCCACCTCGGCGATGCGGCCGTCCACCAGGACGCTGGTGTCCAGGACCTTGCCCCCTTTGGCCCTGTCCGGCCGGGGCAGGCGCAGGTAGTCCCGGTAGCCCAGGGCCAAATAGGAGAAAAGCCCCACCAGGAAAAGGGCGAGAAGAAGGCTGTGGTAAGGGGAAAACCCCGGCACCTGGGAGAGGAGGGAGGTGAGGAGCACAGTGAGAAGGAGGCCTAAGCTGGCCCCCAAGGTGAGGGCCACGGGCACCTCGGGGGGAAGGTCTTTTAGGCGAGGAAAGCGCCTTTCCCACCAGGCCTCGAGCCTGGGGGCGAGGAGGACCCCCGAGAGGAAGCCCGCCAAGACCAGGTAGAGCCGGTTTAGGGATAAGAGGCCAGCGGAGCGGGGAAGAAGGCCCAAGCCCTCCAAGCCCACCGCCAGCTGGTACCCCAAGAAGGCGAAAAGGAGGTATAGGAAGACCCGGCCGCTCATCCGAAGTACCTTTCCACCGCCTCCTTTAGCCCCCGGATGTTCCCGGGGTGGAGGAAGCGGGAAAACCCCGCCCGTTCCCCTTCCTTAAGCCGCCTCTCCAAGCCCATAACGCTTCGCACCTCGCCGAGAAGCCCCACCTCCCCCACCACCGCCAGGTCCGGGGGAAGGGGCTTGCCCACCACCGCAGAATACACCGCCAGGGCCACGGCCAAATCCAGCCCTGGGTCCTGCACCCGAAGCCCCCCCGCCAGGTTCACGTAGATGTCCAGGTTGCCCAGGGGTAGCCCAAGCCGCCTTTCCAGCACCGCCAGGACCATGTCCACCCGTCGGCCCTCGAGGCCCTGCACCACCCGGCGGGGGGCGGGGAAGGGGGTCTTGGCCGCCAGGGCCTGGACCTCGAGGGCCAAGGCCCTTTCCCCGGCCAAGGCCAAGGCGATGGCGCTTCCCGGAACCCCTAGGGGCCTTTCCAGGAGGAAGGCCTCGGAGGGGTTTTTCACCTCCAAAAGCCCCTTCTCCTCCATGCGGAAGACCCCGAGCTCGCCCACAGGGCCGAAGCGGTTCTTGGCGCTCCGCAACACCCGGTAGACCCCGGCGGTTTCCAGGTAAAGCGTGGCGTCCACCGCATGCTCCACGCTCTTGGGCCCCGCCACCACCCCCTCCTTGGTCACGTGCCCCACCAGGACCACCGCCGTGCCCGTGGCCTTGGCCAAGCGCACGAAGGCCCCCGTGGCCTCCCGCACCGCCACCAGGCTCCCCGGGCTTCCCCCGGCCTCGATGGTCTGGATGGAATCCACAAAAAGCGCTTCTGGGGGCTTGCGCTCCAGCAGGGCCAAAAGGGGCTCCAGGCGCGTTTCCCGAAGGAGAACAAGCTCTTCTAGGCCAAGCCGCCGGGCCCGGAGCTTGATCTGGCCCGGCGACTCCTCCCCCGCCACGTAGAAGACCTCCCGGCCCATGCGCTTGGCCATCTCCAGGAGGAGGGTGCTCTTGCCCACCCCAGGCTCCCCTCCCAGGAGGACCACCTCCCCGGGGACAAACCCCCCGCCCAACACCCGGTCCACCTCCTCGAGGCCCGAGGAGAAGCGCCCTTCTTCCCCTTCCTCCACCCGGGAAAGAAAGTGGAGGGAGGCCTCCTTGGGCGCCTCCCGCTTTGGGGGGGTGGGGGCCACCTCCTGGAAGCTTTCCCAGGCCCCACACCCCGGGCACCGCCCCAGGGGCTTAGGGGTGCGGTAGCCACACTCCACGCAGACGTATGCGGTCTTCCCCATGGTCAAAAGGAGGGGAAAGGGCCTTCAAACCCCTTCCCCCCTTGCGCCACCCCTCTAGACCAAAAGCTCCTCCCCCTCCACCTCGTGGAAGGCCAACCGGCCCTCCTCCACGCTCACGTAAAGCCGTCCCGTGGGCTTCTTCAGGAGGGCGAGGGAGAGGGGGTCTTCGATGCGCTCCCGGATCACCCCGCGGATGGCCCGGGCGCTCCCCGTCTTGGGGGCCTGCTCCACCACGAAGCGGGCCACTTCCGGAGCGAAGGTCACCTCTATGTCCCGGCTCTTCAGCTCCTTCTGGATGTCCTCCAACATGAGCCGGGCCACCTGGACCAGCTCCTCCTCCGTAAGGGGGCGGAAGCGGATCACCTCGTCCAGGCGGTCCAGGAACTCGGGGGTGAAGAGGGCCTTCAAGGGGGACTCGGTGTCCACCTCCTTGCTGGTGAAGCCGATGGCGGGGCCCACGTTGTAGCCGGTGTTGGAGGTCATGATGAGGATCACCCGGCGGAAGTCCACGGTGCGCCCCATGCCGTCCGTGAGGCGGCCCTCGTCCAGGACCTGGAGGAAGGTGTTGTAGATGTCGGGGTGGGCCTTCTCGATCTCGTCTAGGAGGACCACGCTAAAGGGCTGGCGGCGCACCGCCTCCGTGAGGCGGCCTCCCTGCTCGTAGCCCACGTAGCCAGGCGGGGCCCCAATGAGCTTGGAGATGGAGTGGGGCTCCTGGAACTCCGACATGTCAAAGCGGATGAGGGCCCGCTCCGAGCCGAAGAGCACCTCCGCCAGGGCCTTGGCCAGCTGGGTCTTGCCCACGCCGCTTTGCCCCACGAAGAGGAAGCTCGCCGCCACCCGGGTCCGGCCCCCCAGGCCCACCCGGGCCCTGCGGAGGGCGCTTGCCAGGGCGCGGATGGCCTCCTCCTGGCCCACCACCCGCTTCCTAAGCTCCTCCTCCAGGCGCATGAGCTTCTCGTCGTCCTTGTCGTCCACGTAGACCCCGCCCCAGGAGTCCACCACCGCCTCGATGTCCTCCCGGGTCACCATGGGGGTGCCGTCCTCCTCCTCGGCCACGGGGAGGCCCAAGGAGGCGTTGAGGCGCACCCGGCTTGCCGCCTCGTCGATGAGGTCTATGGCCTTGTCGGGAAAGTTGCGCCCGGGAAGGGAGCGGATGCCGATCTTGACCGAGAGCTCCAGGATCTCGTCCGGGATGATGACCCCGTGGTGGGCCTCGTAGCGGGGGCGGAGGCCCTTGAGGATTTCCAGGGTTTCCTCCGGGGAGGGCTCCAGGACGATCACGGGTTGGAAGCGGCGTTCTAAGGCGGCGTCCTTTTCAATGTAGCGGTGGTACTCCCCGGTGGTGGTGGCCCCGATCACCTGGATTTCCCCCCGGGCCAAGGCGGGCTTCAGGATGTTGGCGGCGTCCAGGGTCCCCTCGGCCCCCCCGGCGCCGATGAGGGTGTGGAGCTCGTCGATGAAGGCGATGACCTTGGCGTTTTTGAGCTCCTCGATGATCTGGCGCAAGCGTTCCTCAAACTCGCCCCGGTACTTGGTGCCCGCCACCACCCCGGCGAGGTCAATGGCCACCACCCGCGCTCCTCGCAGGATGGGGGGGACCCGGCCTTCCACAATGGCCTGGGCCAGGCCCTCCACGATGGCGGTCTTGCCCACCCCAGGGTCGCCGATGAGGACGGGGTTGTTCTTGGTGCGCCGGGCCAGGATCTGGATGACCCGGTTGATCTCCTCCTGCCGGCCGATGACGGGGTCCAGCTTCCCCTCCCGGGCCTCCTTGGTAAGGTCGCGGCCGTACTCGTCCAGGAAGGGGGTGTTCACCGGCTTCTCCCGTTCCCGGCCCTCGGCCATGGACAGGACCCGCCAGCGGATGGCGTCCACGTCCTTGGCGAAGTGGGAGAGGATGCGGTAGGCGATCCCGTCCCCCTCGCGGATGATGCCCAGGAGGATGTGCTCCGTGCCGATGACCGGGGCGCCCATGTTGCGGGCCTCGGCGCTGGCCAGCTCCATGACCCGCCTCGCCCTGGGGGTGATGGCGGGGGGCTCGCCGGTGCGGCTCCCCTCACCCCGGCCCACCAGCTCCTCCACCATGCGGCGCATGGCCTCGAGGCTCGCCCCGTACTCCTGGAGGATGCGGGCCGCGGTGCCCCCCTCGCGCATCAGGCCCAGGAGGAGGTGCTCTGGGCCGATCATGGAGTGGCCTAAGCGGCTCCCCTCCTCCCTTGCGTAGTGAAAGACCAGCCTGGCGCGGTCGTCGTACCTGTTCATGCTCCCCTCTACCTCACATTCTAGCCTAAGCGCCCCCTTGGCGTGGGTTTGCGCCCCGGCTCACCTTGGCATCCGGTAAGATGCCCTTTAACCGGGGCTTAGCCCCTTGGGGAGGAAAGATGCCAGCGAGCACCCTTGACGAACTGGTGGCGCTTTGCAAGCGGCGTGGGTTTATCTTCCAGGGCTCGGAGATCTACGGGGGCCTCCAGGGCACCTACGATTACGGGCCCTTAGGGGTGGAGCTCAAGAACAACCTCAAGCAAGCCTGGTGGCGTCGGAACGTCTACGAGCGCGAGGACATGGAGGGTTTGGACGCCAGCATCCTGACCCACCGCCTCGTCCTCTACTACTCGGGCCACGAGGCCACCTTCGCCGACCCCATGGTGGATAACCGCATCACCAAAAAGCGCTACCGCCTGGACCACCTGCTGAAGGACCAGCCCGAGGCGGTGTTGGCCCGCCTTTACCGGGCCATGGAGGTGGAGGAGGGCCACCTGCACGCCTTGGTCCAGGCCATGATGGCCTCCCCGGAGCGGGCCGGAGGGGCCATGACCGCCGCCGGGGTCTTGGACCCAGCCACGGGGGAGCCTGGGGACTGGACCCCGCCCCGCTACTTCAACATGATGTTCAAGACCTACGTGGGCCCGGTGGAGGAGGAGGCCGCCCTGGCCTACCTGCGCCCAGAAACCGCCCAGGGCATCTTCATCAACTTCAAGAACGTCCTGGACGCCACGAGCCGCAAGCTCCCCTTCGGCATCGCCCAGATCGGCAAGGCCTTCCGCAACGAGATCACC is drawn from Thermus sp. LT1-2-5 and contains these coding sequences:
- the radA gene encoding DNA repair protein RadA produces the protein MGKTAYVCVECGYRTPKPLGRCPGCGAWESFQEVAPTPPKREAPKEASLHFLSRVEEGEEGRFSSGLEEVDRVLGGGFVPGEVVLLGGEPGVGKSTLLLEMAKRMGREVFYVAGEESPGQIKLRARRLGLEELVLLRETRLEPLLALLERKPPEALFVDSIQTIEAGGSPGSLVAVREATGAFVRLAKATGTAVVLVGHVTKEGVVAGPKSVEHAVDATLYLETAGVYRVLRSAKNRFGPVGELGVFRMEEKGLLEVKNPSEAFLLERPLGVPGSAIALALAGERALALEVQALAAKTPFPAPRRVVQGLEGRRVDMVLAVLERRLGLPLGNLDIYVNLAGGLRVQDPGLDLAVALAVYSAVVGKPLPPDLAVVGEVGLLGEVRSVMGLERRLKEGERAGFSRFLHPGNIRGLKEAVERYFG
- a CDS encoding ATP-dependent Clp protease ATP-binding subunit, translating into MNRYDDRARLVFHYAREEGSRLGHSMIGPEHLLLGLMREGGTAARILQEYGASLEAMRRMVEELVGRGEGSRTGEPPAITPRARRVMELASAEARNMGAPVIGTEHILLGIIREGDGIAYRILSHFAKDVDAIRWRVLSMAEGREREKPVNTPFLDEYGRDLTKEAREGKLDPVIGRQEEINRVIQILARRTKNNPVLIGDPGVGKTAIVEGLAQAIVEGRVPPILRGARVVAIDLAGVVAGTKYRGEFEERLRQIIEELKNAKVIAFIDELHTLIGAGGAEGTLDAANILKPALARGEIQVIGATTTGEYHRYIEKDAALERRFQPVIVLEPSPEETLEILKGLRPRYEAHHGVIIPDEILELSVKIGIRSLPGRNFPDKAIDLIDEAASRVRLNASLGLPVAEEEDGTPMVTREDIEAVVDSWGGVYVDDKDDEKLMRLEEELRKRVVGQEEAIRALASALRRARVGLGGRTRVAASFLFVGQSGVGKTQLAKALAEVLFGSERALIRFDMSEFQEPHSISKLIGAPPGYVGYEQGGRLTEAVRRQPFSVVLLDEIEKAHPDIYNTFLQVLDEGRLTDGMGRTVDFRRVILIMTSNTGYNVGPAIGFTSKEVDTESPLKALFTPEFLDRLDEVIRFRPLTEEELVQVARLMLEDIQKELKSRDIEVTFAPEVARFVVEQAPKTGSARAIRGVIRERIEDPLSLALLKKPTGRLYVSVEEGRLAFHEVEGEELLV